The window CCGTGtctacccccacccccaagaCATGCTGGCAGCCCTGCCCCTGGCACTGGTCCTCCTGGCCATGCGCCTCGCCTTTGAGAGGTGAGTGTCTGCCCTGCCGCAATCCATCGCCCCCGCGGTCACTCCAGTATGTGCTCGTGCCCTGTGTGCAATTTGCCATTGCAGCATGTCCCGAGTGGAAGCTGGCTTTGCACCAAAGTGCTTTTTCCAGCTCCagcctgcccccagcccccaccacccACAATTCTGGCCTCTGATTGCTGGTTTATAGGAACACTGCCCGCAGTTGAGGGCTGGGTGTGCCAACATCTTCATAAAACAGGGATGggaggccgggcaccgtggctcacgcctgtaatcccaacactttgagaggctgaggcgggcggatcacttcaagtcaggagttcaaaaccagcctggccaacatggtgaaaccccatctgtgctaaaaatacaaaaattagctgggcgcacacctgtaattccagctcctcaggaggctgaggcgggagaatcgcctgaacctgggaggcggaggttgcagtgagccaagatcgtgccactgcactccagcctgggcaacagagcaagactccatcttaaaaaaaaaaaaaaaaggcaaatgtgaGCTGGGGGTGTTATCCCATCCCAAAGGCATCCCAGGGTCTTAGTGAAGGACAGTGGGGTGGGCGGAGGGTTTTCCAGTTTCAAATGCAGGGGTTTTAGccctttaaacaaaaaaattgaatctaggccaggcgtggtagctgatgcctgtaatgtcagcaatttgggaggctgaggcaggtgatcgcttgagtccaggagttcaagaccagactgggcaatatggtgaaaacctgtctctattagaaaaatacaggccgggcacggtggctgaagcctgtaatcccagcactttgggaggccgagatgggcggatcacgaggtcaggagatcgagaccatcctgactaacacggtgaaacccaatctctactttaaaaaaaaaaaaaaatacaaaaatctagccgggcaaggtggcatgcgcctgtattcccaactactcaggaggctgaggcaggagaatggtgtaaacccgggaagcagagcttgcagagagctgagatccggccactgcactgcagcctgggcaataaagcaagactccatctcaaaaaaaaaaaaaaaaaattacgctgggtgcagtggctcccatctgtaatcccaacactttgggaggccgaagcaggcggatcatgaggtcaggagttcgagaccagcccgaccagcatggtgaaaccctgtctctactaaaagtacaaaaaattagctgggtgtggtggtgcacgcctgcagtccctgctacccaggaggctgaggtaggagaattgcttgaacccgggagacagaggttgcattgaaccAAGAtcattcatgccactgcactccagcctgggtgacaagagcaaaacgtcatctcaaaaaaaaaacctcagccccaccagtagctgggactacaggcacgtgccaccacgcccggctaactttttttgagacagagctctttcaccttggctggagtgctatggcacgatctcggttcactgcaacctctgcctcccaggttcaagcaattctctgacctcagcctcacaagtaactgcaattacaggcatgtgccaccatacctaatttttgtatttttagtagaaacggtgttttcccatgttggccaggctggtctcaaactcctgacgtcaggtgatccgcctgccttggcatcctaaagtgctaggattacaggcaagtgacACCAcaacccagctaacttttgtatttttagtagagatgaggtctcaccatgttgcccaggctggtcttgaactcctgagttcaagcgatcctcccaccctccacctccaaGAGGAGATCCTgcctcttaaaacaaaaaccagaatccTGAGCTCAAATTTCAGGTCTTTCACCTGCTCACAGTGTCTCCTCGGGCATGTCTCTGACCCTCggagcctcagtttacccattaCGACAATGGGGACTAAGTTAGGGTTAGGTGAGCCAGTGTATATAACGTGGACTTGGCCCCATGCTTAGCAGATAACAGCTCATTAAGTATCTGCCCTTTATCTCTGCATCATGATTTAGTCTGCAATGAGTTCTTGCTAGGCTGCTCTCAGCCTTTCCCCAAATGAGGGATGATGTTGGGATGGACGGTGGATGTAAAATTCGGTCCCCACCTGTGGTGTTGGCGCGCCCTCTTGTGGGCAACATGTTGGTTGACCAGGGTCCCTGATCTCCAAGTCTTTATCCTGAATGGGGGATGCTAGGAGGAGGGGCTTGGAGCGGGAACAGCCCCTGCCCGTGGGGAGCCCCCAGCCTGGCGAGGGGTCAGGCCAGGACCCAGGTCACAGTGAGACAGGCAGTGAAGAGACTCTTATCTCTGGTTTGGGATTGGGCAAAGGTACCTGTGTTCCCCAAGAGCTGGTCTGCACACCCTCACCCAGCAGACACATCACAGGttcatgtgcctttttttttttttttttttttgagatggagactctgtctcccaggctggaatagagtgatgccatcctggctcactgcaacctccacctccaggttcaagcaattctcctgcctcagcctctcgtgtagctgggattacaggcacatgccaccacacccagatgattttgtatttttagtagagacaatgtttcaccacattggtcagactggtctcgaacttctgacctcacgtGAGCCAGCTGCCTTATGTTTGGTCAAACACAGCAGCCGGGCTACCCCTTCAGGGCCCCAGGGGATGAGGCCGGGAATAAGTGGAAAATCGAGTCCTGTTTCATGAACCTTTCTGACTCTGGACCTCCAAACCCTCTGAGCAGATGGAGAAGACAGACCCCAAGTTGTACACACCCTGCCCTGTGCCAGCTGTGACCTCTGAGACTTGGTTTACCCACCGATAGCATGTCTGCCCCCTCATGCATAGGCAGTCCCGTCTCTTCACCTGGGCTAATGGGCTCTATCTCCCTTGCACCCAGATTCATCGGCCTGCCCCTGAGCCGGTGGCTGGGTGTGAGGGATCAGACCAGGAAGCAGGTGAAGCCGAATGCCACGCTGGAAAAATACTTCCTCACAGAAGGGCACAGGCCCGAGGAGGTgagagcccccccccccccgtgccCTGCGACTGGCACTACTGCCCTGGGGGGTGGGGCCTGCGGggtggtgtgtgggtgtgtggcctatttgttgaggcaggagaagccaAGGTGGCTTCAGGTACCCCCGAAATGCCCCCACTTTCCACTCTTCATCCCCGATTCCTTGGGAAATGAGCCCTGCCCCGCTAGCCTCCCTGGGAAATGAGGACCCGCCCCTCCAGCCTCCCTGGAAGATGGAGCCCCAGGCATACCAGTCCCACTGGGAAATGGGCCCCACCCCTCCCAGCATCCCTGGGCGATAGAGCCCcgctcctcccagcctccctggaAGATGGAGCCCTGCCCCTCCAGCCTCCCTGGGCGATGAGGACCCaccccctcccagcctccctgggaGATGAGgacccacccccccacccccccagcctccctgggagATGGCGCCCCGCCCCTCGCAGCCTCCCTGGGCATAGTTGCACAATGGACAGGTTGTAGGACAGTGAAAGTAGTTGCATGCTCTCCTATTCTGGGGGAGGAATGGAAGGTCTGAGTTGGTAGGAGATGGAGTAACAGAAGCAGCCCTGTGACCCTCCCTCCATTCGCGTCTCTGGTGTGGCTGCTGCTAGACAGGCTCTGCACTGTGGAGACGTGGATGCATcctgagtggggtggggtggggaatggTGAAGACCACATGCCCTGGGGGCAACAGGGCAGTTGCCACAGAGCTAGAAGCCACGTGACTCCCCCTCTACTTGTCCATTTCCCTCTTCATGTAGGGCTTGGGGCTGGGGCAAGGTCTCAACTGCCTGCCTAGGTTGGAGGTGGGAACTGACCGTTCTGGAGGGACGCAGGGAAGCCTATCTGTGGGTAGAAGAGGATGCACACCAGCATCTCTCTTAATCCCATCCCCATCAGCGACCTGCCTGCCCTATGAACAGGATTTGCTTAAGGCCCAAGTGTTCTGCAGGCCCCCCACGCTGGGACCCCCCCCCAACTCTGCGACCCCCAACACTGCCTCTCCATATAGACGTGGTCACCTTGTAGACAAGACGTGGGGCTGCAGTGGAGGAGAGGGCAGAGCCAAGTCCTGTCTGGGGCCATGGGGGAAGCCACCACAGGGCCTCTGTGACCCTTGTCCCCatcaccccctccccagccccagctctcCCTCCTGGCTGCCCAGTGTGGCCTCACACTGCGGCAGACCCAACGATGGTTCCGGAGACGCCGAAAGCAGGATCAAACGCAGCTGACCAAGAAGTTCTGTGAGGCCAGGTAAACCCAGAATGGGGCTGGATGGGACTTCTGGGGTGCAAGGCAGCAGGGGGGTGGTTCCTGTTTTCACAGCTCCCTCCCTATCCGCAGCTGGAGGTTTCTTTTCTACCTGTCCTCCTTCGTGGGTGGTCTCTCGGTCCTGTACCACGTGAGTGTACCCGAGTGTAGCTGACTGCTCACCTGCCCCGTCCTCCTGTCCCAGAAATGCCTCCTACGCCCCAGGCCTGGATCTggtgggagggtgtgtgtggaggggtgcAGCCGAGGAGAGAGCGAGCTGGGCCAGGCGGTGGTGAATTCACACAACAGGTACTTAGGGTCTGCCACGCACCAGAAGTTTAGGGTTCTGCAGTGAATGAGCTCCCCAATCAAGATTGAGACAGAAAAAAGCACGGCTGGGTGAAGGCAGCATTTACGAGACCATGGAAAGAGCCCCAAAGAGGCCACAGACCCAGGGTGGAAAGCTGGATTCTCACCTCCGCACAGCCTGACACCTGTTTCCCTGCAGGAATCATGGCTGTGGGCCCCAGTAAGGTGCTGGGACAATTACCCAAACCAGGTGAGTGGCAGTGTGGGTGTGTGAGCGAATGCTTAGAGGCCAGGGTGATGATCACAGTTGCTGCAGCCATGGACCTGGGACGCGAGCCCTGACACCACCATCATTCCCCACCGAGTACTACTCTGTGTCTTTGATTCCTCTGGGGAATAGAGAACGGCTAGAAAACTCCAAGCAGGTGCTTCCACCAAACCACTGCCCTTGATTACCTCCAGAGATGGGGAGCTCACTCACTGGGATTCAAGTATCCTGGTTTTGAGCAAAGGGAGTGGGCCCTGAGCCATACCCCTGCCCGACTGGAGCCTTCGCTCCCCACAGCTAACCTTGTCCTGCCCTGCTGCAGCCCCTGAAGCCATCCCTGTACTGGTGGTACCTCTTGGAGCTGGCGTTCTACCTCTCACTGCTAATCCGGCTGCCCTTTGATGTCAAGCGCAAGGTGAGGCCACACCAGAGTCTGGAAGACCCCACCACGGACAGGGAACTGGGGAGCTGGGTGGTAGGGCAGCCTCACAGCTGTACCTCGAGAGCTCCCTGGTGCCTCTTGCAGGAGGTATAGAGGCCATGGGCCCAGAGGCCACACAAACCCCTTGAAAGGACGCACTTCTTGGCCCGTAGGGTGGGGCACCCTCCAGCATCAAGGCTCATCCCCACCGTGACCCACTGTCTCCTGCAGGATTTCAAGGAGCAGGTGATACATCACTTCGTGGTGGTCATCCTGATGACCTTCTCCTACAGCACCAACCTGCTGCGCATCGGCTCTCTGGTGCTGCTGTTACACGATTCCGCCGACTACCTGCTGGAGGTGGGCCTGGCCCCTGCCTGACCCTTCCCAGCTGCTGTACCCAGCCCTCCCAGGTGCCCCTAGAGATGAAGTCCCATTCCTCCCAACTTTCCTGGGAAATGGAGCCCACCCTCCTGGCCTTCTCGGGTAATAAGGCCTCGTCCcatctgtcttccaggctgataaggcccccccccccccccccccccatcttcCTGGGTGATGAAGCCCCACCCCTCCTAGCTTCCTTGGGCAGAGGCCCCCCCCGGCCCCTCCCCCCCAGCTTCTCAGCTTCCTTGGGACATGAGGTCCTGCCCCCTCTGTCTTCCTGGGAGATAAAGCCccgccccctcagcctcccttctTGGAGGATACAGCTACAGACAGGCGCATGCATGCAtgtattcacttttttttgagatggagtctcgcgctctcacccaggctggagtgcaatggcgcaatctctactcactgcaacctctgcctcccacgttcaagcgattctccggcctcagcttcccaagtagctgggattacaagtgcccaccaccacgcccagctaatttttgtatgtttagtagagatgggatttcaccatcttggtcaggctggtctcgaactcttgacctcaggtgatccgccacctcagcctcccaaagggctgggattacaggcgtgagccaccgtgcccagcctgtatttatTCACACTCTTCACCTTTCCTGGAAATGTAGGTAGTTCCTGGAATCAAGGCCCCACCCCAATTCACCTGTTCCCGTCCCATAGCACCTTCTCCTTGAGGCCAGGCCCCTGGTCCTGAGCCCATGTCTCTGTGCTGCCCGTCTCAGGCCTGTAAGATGGTCAACTACACGCAGTATCAGCAAGTGTGTGACGCGCTCTTCCTCATCTTCTCCTTGGTCTTCTTCTACACCCGACTGGTCCTCTTCCCCACCCAGTGAGTCAGCCCTCCCATGGGGGTCAGGGAGGTGGGAGGGCATGTCTGAGATTCCAGGACTGCCTCACCATTGGTACCCTGCCCTAACGAGCCGGGGATCTCGGTTGGGAGAGTTCCAGGAGAAGGCACGCCAGGCACAGGGCACAGCATATGCAAAGGTGCGACAGAGAATTAGGAATTACTCAGCGTGCCTGGACcgtggagtgggaggaggggtCAGCGTTGCCAGTGCACCAAAGTCTGCCCGGTAAATATTTATGGGGTCTGAGTGTGCTGGGAACACAGCAGAGGCCACAGTTCAAAGATCCCTGCCCTTGTGAGCAGATACTTCATGGGTGGAGCGGATGGTAAAGGAGGCAGCCAGGTGAACTACACAGCATGCAAAGGAGAGATTTactaacaagaaaataaagtcGGGGGGCCGGAcggggtagctcacacctgtaatcccagcactttgggacgccgaggcgggcagatcacttgaggtcaggagttcaagaccagcctggccaacatgatgaaaccctgcctctactaaaaatacaaaaattagccaaacgtgatggtgcatgcctgtaatcccacctactcgggaggctgaggcagttggatcacttaaacccaggaggcagaggctacagtgaattgagattgtaccactgcattccagcctgggtgacagagactttgttttaaaaataaataaaactggccaggtgtgatggctcacacctgtaatcccagcactttgggagtccgaggtggccgaatcacctgaggtcaggagtttgagactaccctggccaccatagagaaaccccatctctactaaaaatacaataattcgTACAATACTAATTATTGGTTTTAGTTAATTaatactgggcatggtggcaggcacctgtaatcccagctactcaggaggctgaggcaggagaatcacttgaacccaggagacggaggttgcagtgagccgagatcgcaccactgtactcaagcctgggtgacagagcaagactccatcactgcataaataaatttttttttaaaatgtcggGAAGGGAGCAGGAAGTATGGGAGGGGTGGGTAGTTGGAATTCGAGTGGCAGGGAATGCCTTGCTGGCAGCGTTTGTAtagagaggtgggagggaggtaAGGGACAGAACCACGTTGATCAGAGGGGAAGACCGGTCCAGtcagaacagcatgtgcaaacgCCCTGAGGCTAGACCATGCCTGGCATGTTAGGGGAATGGTAGCAAGGCGgcctgtgtggctggagcagtgggtgaggggaagggcagggagggaagggggtaGGCCGTGCAGGTCCTTGAGGGCTGTGGGGAAGACCTTGGCTTTGACCCCGAGGGAGATGGGAGTCACGGAGGTCACAAGCAGAGGAGGGATTCGATCTGACCTAGCTGTTCCGGATGCCCTCTAGCAGCTGCAGCGGAACCATCATGGGAAGTATGGGCAGGAGCGAGAGGACCCAGGGAAGGCGAGATAAGTGAGCAGACTCAAGGGGATGCCTCTGGGATCAGGAGACGGGAACAGTCACAGAAGGAACTGCTTGAGGCAGCAGGAGCTCAGCCTTGCTGGGTTTGAGGGGTCTGTGGCCTCAGAGGAGACATGGGGACGGCAGTGGGCATGCCCGTCCGGGCTTCTGGGGAAAGGTCATGTAGGAGTTGCCAGTGCATGCTGGTATTTTCAGCCAGCAGCCTGGATAGCATCACCTAGGGACCAGGTGTGGACAGAGAGGCTCAGTCCTCGGGCCCCCTGATGTTTGCAGGTCGAGAGGAAGAACAGGGCCCATGGAGCGTATGAGTCAGATCACATCCCTCCTCTGGCTACAACCCTCCATGGCTCCCATCTGTCTTGGGTTCAAGGCCTGAGTAGATTAGGCGGAAGTGACTGTGAGATGGGGagatggtggggtggggggaggggcccagggaggagggaaggccGCTGGCAACCTGTTATACTGGTTGGTGGCGGTGCAGGGCTAAACACTGTGGAGTGAGGAAGGCAAGGTCGCTGGTAACCCTACAGCTGATTACGGGATAGGAGAAACACAGCAGCTACagccagtactttttttttttttttttttttgagatggagtctggctctgtcacccagactggaatgcaatggtgtgatcttggctcaccacaacctctgcctcctgggttcaagcgattctcctgcctcagcctcctgagtagctggaattacaggcaggcactatcacacttggctaatttttttgttgttttggtttttttgtttttgaaacaggggtttcaccatgttggccaggctgggctcgtactcctgacctgctgatccacccacctccacctccaaagtgctgggattataggcattagccaccatacccagcccagcCAGTACTTTGAAGGagttccaaagaaaaggaaataagcctacagggaaaagaaaaaagttggtaCCCAGAGGGACAGAGTAGAGTCAAGAATGAGTTTTTTGGTTTCTCCTTTCTTGTGTGAAATAACAGCAGGGTTGGCACTAATGATAAAGAACCAGcaggaaggccaggtgcggtggctcacacctgtaatcccagcactttgggaggctgaggcggacagatcacttgaggtcaggagttcgagaccagcctggccaacatggcaaaatccacctattaaaaatacaaaaattagccgggcgtggtggcaggcgcctataatcccagctacttgagaggctgaggcaggagagttgctggaacccgggaagcggaggttgcagtgagctggatcgcaccactgaactccagccttgggggagagtgagactccgtctcaaaaaaacagaagaacCAGAGCTGAGTTTGAGAAGAGAGGGTGTGGTGGGAGTTGGGCTCCAGAACAGTGTCCCAGGCAACAAGCAAGGAGGAGTTTGAGGGGAGGAGCGGTGCTGGGGAACATTCTTTCCTACTGGCTTGGGTCGCACAATGAAAATGAAGCCCcgcccctcccagcctccctgggaGACAAAGCCCCGCCCCCGTCTGGCTATCTGGGAGATGAGGCCCCTCCCCTTTTATACTCCTTGGGAGATGAGTCCCCACCGCTTGCCTTCCTGAGACATGAAGCCCCTCACCTGAGGTGAGTAGGCGGTCACCTGCTGATGAGGGGGAGGTGATGGGGGTCTGAGGAGTAGAGAGAAGGTGTCAGAGTACCACCCAGGAAAGCAGCTGGGATCATAAGTACCGACTTGGGTGGGGTTCATGAATGGCCAGTCAGGGAGCTTCTGTGTGTTCTGCTCATTTAGTACAAGCAAGTGAGAGCAGGCCTAGCATACCCAGCTCAAGAGTGTAGGTAAGgtatgggccgggtgcagtggctcatgcctgtaatagcactttttgggaggccgagaccagcggatcatgaggtcaggagatcgagaccatcctggctaacacagtgaaactccgtctctactaaaaaaaatacaaaaaactagccgggcatggtggcgggcacctgtagtcccagctactcgggaggctggggcaggagaatggcgtgaacccaggaggcggagcttgcagtgagcccagatcgtgccgctgcacttcaACCGGGGCaccagaacaagattctgtctcaaaaataaaaaataaaaaaaaaagtgtaggtaTGATGGGATGGGGGACACTGGGAGCCATAGAAGGTAATGGAGCAGGGAAGGCCATGCTAGTTAGAAATTCCTAGGACCAGGGGCCACAGCGGCTGGTCAAGCCCcggcctc is drawn from Piliocolobus tephrosceles isolate RC106 unplaced genomic scaffold, ASM277652v3 unscaffolded_44504, whole genome shotgun sequence and contains these coding sequences:
- the LOC113224351 gene encoding ceramide synthase 4-like, whose translation is MLSSFNEWLWQHRFWLPPNVTWAELEDRDGRVYPHPQDMLAALPLALVLLAMRLAFERFIGLPLSRWLGVRDQTRKQVKPNATLEKYFLTEGHRPEEPQLSLLAAQCGLTLRQTQRWFRRRRKQDQTQLTKKFCEASWRFLFYLSSFVGGLSVLYHESWLWAPVRCWDNYPNQPLKPSLYWWYLLELAFYLSLLIRLPFDVKRKDFKEQVIHHFVVVILMTFSYSTNLLRIGSLVLLLHDSADYLLEACKMVNYTQYQQVCDALFLIFSLVFFYTRLVLFPTQILYTTYYESLGNRGPFFGYYFFNGLLMLLQLLHVFWSCLILRMLRSFIKKGQMEKDIRSDMEESDSSEDEAAAQESLQLKNGAARGPRPAPTDGPRSRVAARLTRHTTAT